The following are from one region of the Mustela lutreola isolate mMusLut2 chromosome 7, mMusLut2.pri, whole genome shotgun sequence genome:
- the KBTBD13 gene encoding kelch repeat and BTB domain-containing protein 13, translated as MPRAPEAPTVQVRVDDQLFQAERALLVEHCGFFRGLFRSGMLETRAAEVRLGALSAAGFHTTLQVLRGERPALAADEELLQAVECAAFLQAPALARFLEYSLTSDNCALLCDAAAVFGLHDVFHSAALFIRDGGRELAAELALPEARAYVAALRPSSYVAVSTHTPAPGFLEDASRTVCYLDEEDDTWRTLAALPLEASTLLAGVATLGNKLYIVGGVRGASKEVAELGFCYDPEGGTWREFPSPHQPRYDLALAGFDGRLYAIGGEFQRTPMSSVESYDPATGCWSFVADLPQPAAGVPCAQARGRLFVCLWRPADTTAVVEYAVKADTWLQVAELRRPQSYGHCMVAHRDSLYVVRNGPKDDFLHCAIDCLNLATGQWTALPGQFVNSKGALFTAVVRGDTVYTVNRMFTLLYAIEGDTWRLLREKAGFPRPGSLQTFLLRLPPGTPGPVAPTPEL; from the coding sequence ATGCCACGGGCCCCAGAGGCCCCCACGGTGCAGGTGCGGGTGGACGACCAGCTCTTCCAGGCCGAGCGGGCCCTGCTGGTGGAGCACTGCGGCTTCTTCCGCGGTCTGTTCCGCTCCGGCATGCTGGAGACGCGCGCGGCCGAGGTGCGCCTGGGCGCGCTGAGCGCCGCCGGCTTCCACACCACGCTGCAGGTGCTGCGCGGCGAGCGGCCCGCGCTGGCGGCCGACGAGGAGCTGCTGCAGGCCGTAGAGTGCGCCGCCTTTCTGCAGGCGCCGGCGCTGGCGCGCTTCCTGGAGTACAGCCTCACGTCGGACAACTGCGCGCTGCTGTGCGACGCGGCCGCAGTGTTCGGCCTGCACGACGTGTTCCACAGCGCCGCGCTCTTCATCCGCGATGGCGGGCGCGAGCTGGCGGCCGAGCTAGCGTTGCCCGAGGCCCGCGCCTACGTGGCGGCGCTGCGGCCCAGCAGCTACGTGGCCGTGAGCACGCACACGCCGGCGCCGGGCTTCCTGGAGGACGCGTCCCGCACGGTGTGCTACCTGGACGAGGAGGACGACACGTGGCGCACGCTGGCCGCGCTGCCCCTGGAGGCCAGCACACTGCTGGCGGGCGTGGCCACGCTGGGCAACAAGCTGTACATCGTGGGCGGCGTGCGGGGTGCCAGCAAGGAGGTGGCGGAGCTGGGCTTCTGCTACGACCCCGAGGGAGGCACGTGGCGCGAGTTCCCCAGCCCGCACCAGCCGCGCTATGACCTGGCGCTGGCCGGCTTCGACGGCCGTCTCTATGCCATCGGCGGCGAGTTCCAGAGGACGCCCATGAGCTCTGTGGAGAGCTATGACCCAGCCACGGGCTGCTGGAGCTTCGTGGCCGACCTGCCCCAGCCGGCCGCGGGAGTGCCCTGCGCCCAGGCACGTGGCCGCCTCTTCGTGTGTCTGTGGCGGCCGGCAGACACCACGGCTGTGGTGGAGTACGCTGTGAAGGCGGACACGTGGCTGCAGGTGGCCGAGCTGCGGCGTCCGCAGAGCTACGGTCACTGCATGGTGGCCCACCGCGACAGCCTCTACGTGGTGCGCAACGGACCTAAAGACGACTTCCTCCACTGCGCCATCGACTGCCTCAACCTGGCTACGGGCCAGTGGACCGCACTGCCTGGCCAGTTTGTCAACAGCAAGGGAGCGCTCTTCACGGCGGTGGTGCGCGGCGACACAGTCTATACGGTCAATCGCATGTTTACGTTGCTCTATGCCATCGAGGGTGACACCTGGAGGCTGCTCAGGGAGAAGGCCGGCTTCCCAAGGCCGGGGTCCTTGCAGACTTTCCTCCTTAGGCTTCCTCCTGGCACTCCCGGGCCTGTGGCCCCAACACCAGAACTGTGA